The Sphingomonas sp. NBWT7 nucleotide sequence GCCGACTAGTCCCGCGATCCCGGCGTTGATGTGCACCACCGTGCCGCCCGCGAAATCGAGCGCGCCCCAGCCCCACAGCAGCCCGCTGTCGTCGGGTGCGGCCGGCAGGAAGTCCGGGCCCGCCCAATACCACACCATGTGCGCGAGCGGGAAATAGGCGAGCGTCAGCCAGCCGACGACGAACAGGATCAGCGGCGTGAACTTCACCCGCTCCGCGAACGCGCCGACGATCAGCGCGGGGGTGATGCACGCGAACGTCATCTGGAAGATGACGAAGACGTATTCGGGCAGGTAGACGCCGTTGGAGAAGGTGGCGGCGTACGTCGACGGCGAGACGCCCGCGAGGAACGCCTTGTCGAGCCCGCCGAACAGCTTGGGGAACGGCGTACCGGTGGAGGTAAAGGCCATCGAATAGCCCCAGCCGAACCACACCAGCGCCGCGACGCACACGATCGTCAGCACCTGCATCAGCACCGACAGCATGTTCTTGGTGCGCACCAGCCCGCCGTAGAACAGCGCCAGCGCAGGCACCGACATCATCAGCACGAAGGCCGACGCGACGAGCATCCAGGCGACGTCGCCCTTGTTGACCATCTCGGCGGTGGGAACGAACGGCGTGGCCGCCGCGGCGGCGGGCGCGGCGGCATCGGCGACGTTGCCGGCCGCGTCCTGCGCCCAGGCGGGCAGCGCGGCGAACAGCGCCGCCCCCGTCCCGGCCGCGATGCGGGCAGCGCCCGCGAGATTGCTAAGCTTCATACCCACCCCTCTCAAAGCGCCGTGTCGTCGGTTTCGCCGGTGCGGATGCGCACCGCCTGGCCCACGTCGAGGACGAAGATCTTGCCGTCGCCGATCGCGCCGGTGTTGGCGGAGGACTGGATCGCCTCGACCACCCGGTCCGCGAGGTTCGCCGCGCAGACGACCTCGATCTTGATCTTGGGCACCATGTTGGTGCTGTATTCGGCCCCGCGGTAGATTTCGGTTTGCCCCTTCTGGCGACCGAAGCCCTTGACCTCGCTGACCGTCATCCCCGCCACGCCGATCGCGGTCAGCGCCTCGCGCACCTCGTCGAGCTTGAACGGCTTGATGATGGCAATGATCAGTTTCATCGCGCCCCCTTCGCGTTACCCGCAAGGATGCTTCGCAATGCGCGTGCCAATCCGTACGCCGCCGCTGTCAGCAGCCGCAGCCGCGCGGAAGAAGGTTAAGACACGTTAGTTTTTGTGCAGCCGCGAGAAACTGCCTGAATTTTAGGCAATGTCGACGATCGCCCGTGCGGCGGGCAAATCACTTTCGTCGACCATCACGCGCACCGGGATGAGCAGCCAGCTCCCCTCGACGATCGAGGTGGCGCCATCAAAGGCGATCGCGTCGATCCCCTCGCTGTCCAGTCGCGCGACGATGATGTTGGCGAGGTTGCGGTCGTACCGCCCGAGTTCGACGAGACTCATGACGCGGTCAGCGGGGCACGGGACATGACGGCGCAACGCATGGCGCGCGGCGATGGCGCATCGGCAATCACCGACAGTCAGGCAGGCGCGGGTAGTCAGGCAGGCAGGGCGTCGGGCACGCGCGTCGGCAGTCCGTCGATGCTAACGCCCTCGTGCCCGCGCCAATAGGCGAGGCGTTCGTCGTCCGAATATTTGGCGTTGTACTTGTTGAGCGTCTCGCGCGGGTGATCGAGCGTCATCTGCGGCACGCCCCAGCCGCACGATGTTTGCACTTCGTCGATCGCGACGACGAAGATCTGCCGCGTGCCGGGCAGCGGCGTGAACTGCGCGTGCAATCCTTGCCACTCGGCATCCTGCGGCAGCACCGCGCGGCCGCGGCCGTAGATGCGAAAGATCAGCGCCGGCTGGTCGAAGGCGCAGAACATGATCGTGATCCGCCCGTCGGCGAGCAGGTGCGCGTTGGTCTCGTTTCCCGATCCCGCCACGTCGAGATAGGCGACGGTGCGCTCGTCGAGGATGCGGAAACTGTCCATCCCCTTTGGGCTGAGGTTGATCCGCACGCCCGCCGCGGCGGTTGCGACGAAGAACACCGGCTGACGCGCGATGAAATCGCGATGCGCGGGCGTAAGGGCGGGGAAGAACTCGGCCATGATCGATGCTCCGCGCGTTGACGCGCACGGTCGGTGCGCATAGCTTTCGCGCATGAAACATGATCGCGTCGTTTCCGGCAAGCGAAAGTCGGTCAACCTCTCAATCGATACAGGCGTGATCGCCGCGGCGCGTGATGCAGGGATAAACCTTTCCAAGGTCAGCGAGGCCGCAATTCTCGCGGCGACGCGCGCCGAGCAGGCCCGCCGTTGGAAGGAAGAGAACAAGCCGGCGATGGAGGACTGGAACCGCTGGCTCGAACGGAACAGGATGCCGTACGCCGAACACCGGCTGTGGTGATGGCGCGCTTCGACGTTCACCTAATGGCAAGCGGCGATCTCGCGCTCGACTGCCAGTCGGACCAGCTCGAATATCTGGCGTCGCGCTTCACCGTGCCGCTCGTGCCGGAAAGCGAAACGGCGTCACGGATCGCTCCCCTACATCCGACCTTCGAGGTGCGCGGCGAGCGGCTGATCATGGCGACACATCTCGCCGGCGCGGTGCCGGTCCGCGCCCTTGGCACGGCGATCGCCTCGCTCAAGACGCACGAATATGAGATCCAGCGCGCGCTCGATACGCTGACCGGCTACTGAACCCGCTTCCTCAGGCAGCAGTGCCGCCCACTGTCAGCCCGCCGACCAGCAACGTCGGCTGGCCGACGCCCGCGGGCACGCTCTGCCCGCCCTTGCCGCACATGCCGATGCCCTCGTCGAGCGCGAAGTCGTTGCCGACACCCAGCACCTTAGTCAGCACCGTCGGGCCGTCGCCGATCAGTGTCGCGCCCTTGATCGGCGCACCGATCTTCCCGTTCTCCACCTTGTACGCCTCGGTGCACGAGAAGACGAACTTGCCCGACACGATGTCGACCTGCCCGCCGCCGAAGGATTTGGCGAAGATCCCGTTCTTCACGCGGCCCAGCAGCTCGGCGGGATCGTCGTTGCCGCCTTTCATGAAGGTGTTGGTCATGCGCGGCATCGGGGCGTGCGCGAAGCTCTCGCGCCGCCCGTTGCCGGTCGCCTCGACGCCCATTAGCCGCGCGTTGAGGCGATCCTGCATATAGCCCTTGAGAAAGCCGTCCTCGATCAGGATCGTCTCGCGCGTCGGCGTGCCCTCGTCGTCGATCGTCAGCGACCCGCGGCGGTCACGAATCGATCCGTCGTCGACGACGGTGACCCCGCGCGCCGCGACCTGTTCGCCGATCCGATCGGAGAAGGCGCTCGTTCCCTTGCGGTTGAAATCACCCTCCAGCCCGTGGCCGATCGCCTCGTGCAGCAAGATGCCGGGCCAGCCGGGGCCGAACAGCACAGTGAACTCGCCGGCGGGCGCGGCTACCGAATCAAGATTGACCAGCGCCTGCGCCAGCGCCTCGTCAATCGCGCGGTTCCATGTCGCTGCGTCGAACAGCGAGTCGTAGAGGTAGCGCCCACCGATCCCGAACGTGCCCGTCTCGCGCCGGCCGTTCTGCTCGACGACGATCTGCACATTCAAGCGCACGAGCGGGCGGACGTCGGTCGCGACGAAACCGTCAGGGCGCACGATCTCCACCACGCTCCACGTGCCCGACAGGCCGACCGAAACCTGCGCGACGCGCGGGTCGCGCGCGCGCGCCGCCGCGTCGATCGTCTGGCACAGATTCACCTTGTCGGCGAAGGGCACGAGATCGAGTGGATCGCCGTCGGTGTAGAGCCGCTGATTAGTGCCGGCGGGCGCCGCCGCCTTCGGCCCGGTCGACGGATCGATCAGCTGCATCGTCTCCGCCGCGCGCTTGATCGCGGCTTCGGACACCTCGCTCGCGTGCGCGAAGGCGGTCATCTCGCCCGAGACGGCGCGTAGGCCGAAGCCCGAATGCGTATCGTAGCTCGCCGTCTTCAGCCGTCCGTCGTCGAATCCGAATGCCTCCGACTTGCGATACTGAAGGTACAGTTCGCCGTCGTCGGCCCGCCCGAGCGCGTCGGCAGTCAGCGCCTTCGCCGCCTCGGGGTCGAGCGCGTCGCGGTACAGGAACGAGCGGGGATCGATTGCGGTCATGGCAATGAATGTAGGGCGTGCGCCGCCCAACGCAAACGATCCTTGCCGCGCGCCTTAGCGCCGCGCCGTCTCGGTCGCCGGTGCCGCGTCGACGGCAAGCGCCATCGCCGTCGCGGTGCCGCTCGCTGGGCGCAGTTCGAGCCAGTCGGTCCGTTCGTTGACGACGAGCAGCGCGACGACGAGCAGGCCGATTACCAGCGCGAGGAGCAACGGCGCGCGGCGCGACGCGGCGGGGGAAGGATCACGCATCTTTGTCTCCGGATCAAAGGATGCGCGGCCAACGTCCATCACCGCCGCGGCGTTTCGCGCGGCGAACCACAGTGACAATTCGTCACACGGCGTTCAGCGATCGGCCAAATTCCCGCTTTGTCGCGCCGTCGCGGGCGGCTCAGCGCCCCGCGCCGTCACCGTGATCGCGCAGTGCCGCCTGCTCCGCGCCGTCCGCCGCGCCGCCGATCAGCACGAAGCGCCGGTCGCAATAGCCGCAGTCGACATAGCCCGTCTCGTCGATCTCGAGCCACACGCGCGGGTGGCCGAGCGCGGCGGGAAGCCCGTCATGCGCGCCGTCACAGGCGACACGGTGCTGCGAAACGCGGGTGGTCTGCGGAGGCGCGATCATGCGGCCCGCGTTAGCAACGCGGCCCGGCGCTAGCAATCGCCTGCGCACGGGCCTAACGCTCCGGCCATGAGCGACGCGGCGATCTCGATCAAAGACCTGTGCAAGACGTACGAGGGCGGCAAGCGCGCGCTCGATCGCGTCAGCTTCGATGTGCCGCAGGGCACGATCTTCGGGCTGCTCGGCCCCAATGGCGCGGGCAAGTCGACGCTGATCAACACGCTCGCTGGGCTGGTCAACAAGACCAGTGGCACGGCGTCGATCTGGGGGTTCGACATCGATGCCCATCCGCGCAACGCCAAGGCATCGATCGGCATCGTCAACCAGGAAATCCTGTTCGATCCGTTCTTCACCCCGATCGAGACGCTGGAGATCCAGGCCGGCCTCTACGGCATCCCGAAGAGCGAACGCCGCTCGATGGAATTGCTGCGCGCGGTGCATCTCGACGACAAGGCCAACGCCTATGCGCGCACGCTGTCAGGCGGCATGAAGCGCCGGCTGATGGTCGCCAAGGCGATGGTGCACTCGCCCCCCGTCCTCGTCCTCGACGAGCCGACCGCGGGCGTCGATATCGAGCTCCGCCAGCAATTATGGGCCTATGTCCGCGAATTGAACGCGGGCGGCGTCACCGTCGTGCTGACGACGCACTATCTCGAGGAAGCCGAGCAATTGTGCGACCGGATCGCGATCATCAATTACGGCCAGGTCGTTGCCAACGAACCGACCCGCCAACTGCTCAGCCGCGCACAGGAAAAGGTCGTCGCGGTGACGGTGGATCGCGACGTCGCCGCCCCGCCGGAAGCGATCTGTTTCGAGAAGGTGGCGCTGGCAGGCGAGCGGACGCTCGAGATCACCTATTCGAAGGACAAGGTGAACGCGGGCGAAGTGCTTGCCGCGGTGCAGCAGGCGGGGTTCGGCATCGTCGACGTCTCGACGCGTGAGGCGGATCTCGAGGACGTGTTCCTCAGCCTGACGCGCAGCCCCGCCTGAGATCGGCGGCGCACGCCCGCGCTCAATGCTTCTTGGGCTTGAAGTGCAGCAGGCCGACGATCACGCCGCCGATGACGATCCCGACCACCGCCGACAGTGCGGCATAGACGACCCATTCCGCCACCGGGCCGATCGCCGGCAGCGTTTCGCGCGCGCCGAGCGAGGCGTGGTGGATCCATTCGGGCAGCGGCGTCAGGTGGAAATGCTCGAGCCCGTGGACGATGATCTGCCCGCCGACCCACAGCATCGCCACCGTCCCGATGATGCCGAGCGCCTTCAGGATAACCGGCATCGCCGAGACGAGCCCGCGCCCGAACGCCTGCGCGCCCGCGCCCTCGCGCTGCGCCAATGCCAGTCCGATATCGTCCATCTTCACGATCAGCGCGACAACGCCATAGACGCCGACGGTGATCGCGACCCCGACGAGCGCGAGCGCGATCGCCTGGTTGACCAGGCTCTGGTCGGCGAGTTCGGCAAGCGCGATCGCCATGATCTCGCCTGACAGGATCAGATCGGTGCGGATCGCGCCCGAGACCTGGCGATCCTCCAGTTGCTTCGGGTCAGTGATCTCAGCCGCCGCCTCGTCGTGGTGGCCGCCGGTGAACGCCTCGAGGATCTTCTCGCTCGCCTCGAAACACAGATAGGCGCCGCCCATCATCAGGATTGGTGTGATCGCCCAGGGCGCGAAGGCGGATAGGAGCAGCGCGGCGGGCAGCAGGAACAGCAGCTTGTTGCGCAGGGATCCGAGCGCGATCTTCCAGATGATCGGCAGTTCGCGCGCGGGGCTGAGCCCGGTGACGTAGCGCGGCGTGACGGCAGTATCGTCGATCACCACGCCGACCGCCTTCGACCCCGCCTTCGCGGAGGCCGCCGCGACATCGTCGAGGCTTGCCGCGGCAAGCTTGGCGATCGCTGCGATATCGTCGAGCAGCGCGACTAGGCCTCCGGCCATCCGGTCATTCCCCTTTTGCGAACGGTGCAGGCCCGTCCTTGCGGGACGCCGAGCGCGCGGGCAAGCGCACGCGTTCCCCGTCGAACCATGAAAATCGACCACGAAAAAAAGGCCGACCCTTACGAAAAGGATCGGCCGGAAAAGTTTTTAGGAGAGGATGCCTGAAAGGCCCGATCCTTGTGCGACGCAGCATGATTCGCCGCAATTGCAAAAAAAACGAAGTGAATTGCATTTTGTGCAATCTACCCCGCGCATCGACTTATCTGGAGCAGGACGTAAGACGGGCGTCATGACGCTTCCGACCCCGCCGATCGCCGCCACCCGCCCGCACCAGTTCGAGCGTCACGGCGCTTCCATCTCCGATCCCTGGGCCTGGCTCAAGGATCCCGACTACCCCGACGTCGGCGACAAGGACGTGCTCGCCTACCTCGAAGCGGAAAACGCCTATTTCGAGGCGGTGATGGCCCCGCACCGCCCGCTCGTAGACCGGCTGTACGAGGAGATGAAGGCGCGCATCAAGGAGGACGAATCCTCGGTGCCGCAGAAGGACGGCGACTGGCTGTACTGGACCGCGTACGAAACGGGCGGCCAGTATCGCAAATGGTGGCGCCGCCCGGTCGGCGCGCCCGACGACGGTAGCGCCGACGTGCTGCTGCTCGACGAACCCGCGCTTGCCGAGGGCAAGGAATATTTCCGCCTCGGCGCGTTCGCGGTGTCGAACGACGCGCGCCTGCTCGCCTATGCGATCGACGACAACGGGTCCGAGCGTTTCACCATCCACGTCAAGGATCTCACGACCGGCGCGCTGCTGCCCGACACGATCCCCGGCATGCTGTCCGACATCGTGTGGACCACGGACGATTCGGCGTTCCTCTACGGCCTCGCCAACAAGGAATGGCGCACCGACAATGCACGGCTGCACGTGCTCGGCACCGATCCCGCCACTGATGTCGAACTCTATCACGAGGACGACGAGGGCTATCGCGTCGCCGTGTCGGAGACGAGCGACCGGCGGTGGATCGTCATCGCAACGGGCGATCACGTGACGAGCGAGGTGCGGCTCTATCCCGCGAACGATCCGCGTGCGGCGCCGATCCTCGTCGCGCCGCGCCAGGCGGGGCGCGAATATGACGTCGATACGCACGGCGACACGCTGTTCATCCACACCAACGACGTGAACCCGATGTGGCGTCTCGTCACCGCGCCGATCGCCAGCCCGGGCGAGTGGACCGAGCTGATCGGCCCGTCGGCGCATTTCTACATGACCGGCGTCGAATGCTACCGCGACTTCTTCATCGTTGAGGGGCGCGAGGACGGGCTCGATCAGGTCGCGATCCACCGCTACGACGCGCCCACGGTTCCCGAGCGCATCGCCTTTCCCGAGGCTAGCTACGCCGCCGGCAGCGGCGACAATCCAGAATACGATCAGACCGTCATCCGGCTCGGTTACGAATCGATGGTCACGCCCGGCACCGTCTACGATTACGACACCGCGACGAAGACGCTGGCGACGCTCAAGGTGCAGGAAATCCCCTCTGGCTACGACGCCGGAAAGTATCGCACCAAACGGCTGCACATCGCCGCGCGCGACGGCACGCAGGTGCCCGTCTCGATCGTCTATCCGGCAGATTTCCCGCGCGACGGCAGCCGCCCGCTGT carries:
- the tldD gene encoding metalloprotease TldD is translated as MTAIDPRSFLYRDALDPEAAKALTADALGRADDGELYLQYRKSEAFGFDDGRLKTASYDTHSGFGLRAVSGEMTAFAHASEVSEAAIKRAAETMQLIDPSTGPKAAAPAGTNQRLYTDGDPLDLVPFADKVNLCQTIDAAARARDPRVAQVSVGLSGTWSVVEIVRPDGFVATDVRPLVRLNVQIVVEQNGRRETGTFGIGGRYLYDSLFDAATWNRAIDEALAQALVNLDSVAAPAGEFTVLFGPGWPGILLHEAIGHGLEGDFNRKGTSAFSDRIGEQVAARGVTVVDDGSIRDRRGSLTIDDEGTPTRETILIEDGFLKGYMQDRLNARLMGVEATGNGRRESFAHAPMPRMTNTFMKGGNDDPAELLGRVKNGIFAKSFGGGQVDIVSGKFVFSCTEAYKVENGKIGAPIKGATLIGDGPTVLTKVLGVGNDFALDEGIGMCGKGGQSVPAGVGQPTLLVGGLTVGGTAA
- a CDS encoding DUF808 domain-containing protein, giving the protein MAGGLVALLDDIAAIAKLAAASLDDVAAASAKAGSKAVGVVIDDTAVTPRYVTGLSPARELPIIWKIALGSLRNKLLFLLPAALLLSAFAPWAITPILMMGGAYLCFEASEKILEAFTGGHHDEAAAEITDPKQLEDRQVSGAIRTDLILSGEIMAIALAELADQSLVNQAIALALVGVAITVGVYGVVALIVKMDDIGLALAQREGAGAQAFGRGLVSAMPVILKALGIIGTVAMLWVGGQIIVHGLEHFHLTPLPEWIHHASLGARETLPAIGPVAEWVVYAALSAVVGIVIGGVIVGLLHFKPKKH
- a CDS encoding CcdB family protein, whose amino-acid sequence is MARFDVHLMASGDLALDCQSDQLEYLASRFTVPLVPESETASRIAPLHPTFEVRGERLIMATHLAGAVPVRALGTAIASLKTHEYEIQRALDTLTGY
- a CDS encoding P-II family nitrogen regulator encodes the protein MKLIIAIIKPFKLDEVREALTAIGVAGMTVSEVKGFGRQKGQTEIYRGAEYSTNMVPKIKIEVVCAANLADRVVEAIQSSANTGAIGDGKIFVLDVGQAVRIRTGETDDTAL
- a CDS encoding S9 family peptidase; protein product: MTLPTPPIAATRPHQFERHGASISDPWAWLKDPDYPDVGDKDVLAYLEAENAYFEAVMAPHRPLVDRLYEEMKARIKEDESSVPQKDGDWLYWTAYETGGQYRKWWRRPVGAPDDGSADVLLLDEPALAEGKEYFRLGAFAVSNDARLLAYAIDDNGSERFTIHVKDLTTGALLPDTIPGMLSDIVWTTDDSAFLYGLANKEWRTDNARLHVLGTDPATDVELYHEDDEGYRVAVSETSDRRWIVIATGDHVTSEVRLYPANDPRAAPILVAPRQAGREYDVDTHGDTLFIHTNDVNPMWRLVTAPIASPGEWTELIGPSAHFYMTGVECYRDFFIVEGREDGLDQVAIHRYDAPTVPERIAFPEASYAAGSGDNPEYDQTVIRLGYESMVTPGTVYDYDTATKTLATLKVQEIPSGYDAGKYRTKRLHIAARDGTQVPVSIVYPADFPRDGSRPLFLYAYGAYGHAIPPGFSTGRLSLLDRGFAYAIAHIRGGDDLGQQWYHDGKLDKRTNTFNDFVDVARGLIAEGWTSAGRIAIAGRSAGGELMGAVVNSDPELWGAVIADVPFVDVLNTMLDESLPLTPGEWPEWGNPITDPAAFQLIRSYSPYDNVRAQDYPPLFISGGLNDPRVTYWEPAKWAAKLRATKTDDNVLLLKTNMGAGHGGKSGRFESLREAAEEHAFVLWQLSVEA
- a CDS encoding zinc-finger domain-containing protein, with product MIAPPQTTRVSQHRVACDGAHDGLPAALGHPRVWLEIDETGYVDCGYCDRRFVLIGGAADGAEQAALRDHGDGAGR
- a CDS encoding DUF2007 domain-containing protein, which gives rise to MSLVELGRYDRNLANIIVARLDSEGIDAIAFDGATSIVEGSWLLIPVRVMVDESDLPAARAIVDIA
- a CDS encoding ammonium transporter, encoding MKLSNLAGAARIAAGTGAALFAALPAWAQDAAGNVADAAAPAAAAATPFVPTAEMVNKGDVAWMLVASAFVLMMSVPALALFYGGLVRTKNMLSVLMQVLTIVCVAALVWFGWGYSMAFTSTGTPFPKLFGGLDKAFLAGVSPSTYAATFSNGVYLPEYVFVIFQMTFACITPALIVGAFAERVKFTPLILFVVGWLTLAYFPLAHMVWYWAGPDFLPAAPDDSGLLWGWGALDFAGGTVVHINAGIAGLVGCIIIGPRRGYKAEPMPPHSLTMTMIGASLLWIGWFGFNAGSGLEANAFGALAFINTFTATAAAGVTWAVIEQVVHKKPSLLGGASGVVAGLVAITPAAGFAHPGTAIILGAVASGVCFVFVTTVKNALKYDDTLDVFGIHCVGGIVGAIGTGIVADPALGGQGWIDYTAPVAKAGVYDLGGQVMTQIWAVGTTVLWTGVVSAVLFLALKATIGLRPSAEVEAEGLDINEHGERAYNY
- a CDS encoding pyridoxamine 5'-phosphate oxidase family protein — translated: MAEFFPALTPAHRDFIARQPVFFVATAAAGVRINLSPKGMDSFRILDERTVAYLDVAGSGNETNAHLLADGRITIMFCAFDQPALIFRIYGRGRAVLPQDAEWQGLHAQFTPLPGTRQIFVVAIDEVQTSCGWGVPQMTLDHPRETLNKYNAKYSDDERLAYWRGHEGVSIDGLPTRVPDALPA
- a CDS encoding type II toxin-antitoxin system CcdA family antitoxin; this translates as MKHDRVVSGKRKSVNLSIDTGVIAAARDAGINLSKVSEAAILAATRAEQARRWKEENKPAMEDWNRWLERNRMPYAEHRLW
- a CDS encoding ABC transporter ATP-binding protein; protein product: MSDAAISIKDLCKTYEGGKRALDRVSFDVPQGTIFGLLGPNGAGKSTLINTLAGLVNKTSGTASIWGFDIDAHPRNAKASIGIVNQEILFDPFFTPIETLEIQAGLYGIPKSERRSMELLRAVHLDDKANAYARTLSGGMKRRLMVAKAMVHSPPVLVLDEPTAGVDIELRQQLWAYVRELNAGGVTVVLTTHYLEEAEQLCDRIAIINYGQVVANEPTRQLLSRAQEKVVAVTVDRDVAAPPEAICFEKVALAGERTLEITYSKDKVNAGEVLAAVQQAGFGIVDVSTREADLEDVFLSLTRSPA